One stretch of Leadbetterella byssophila DSM 17132 DNA includes these proteins:
- a CDS encoding PqqD family protein gives MKYIINTKKVIFTQLGEEGVLMDVEKNEYQSMNETYFRIFQMVSEGEDSEDIIHALREEYQVEEQVCRAEVERVIQELLKKEYIR, from the coding sequence ATGAAATATATAATAAACACAAAGAAGGTAATTTTTACCCAGTTGGGCGAGGAAGGAGTATTGATGGATGTTGAAAAAAACGAATATCAATCCATGAATGAGACCTATTTCCGTATTTTTCAAATGGTATCTGAAGGAGAAGATTCCGAAGATATAATCCATGCGCTGCGAGAAGAATACCAAGTTGAAGAGCAGGTATGCAGAGCAGAGGTTGAGCGTGTTATTCAAGAACTTCTTAAAAAGGAGTACATTAGATGA
- a CDS encoding sulfotransferase domain-containing protein gives MDASYLSDREMVLYQREAIKYLHPKEEQFIKIHDAYTFSSVDGLPLIYGGNAGIAIYILRNPLDVALSLANHLNRGVDVAINSFICNSDLAFLGKKGRWFNQFKQPLGTWSEHVESWLKYPEFPVHFVRYEDLKEKPFETFSLAVKAAGLTYSPEVIQKAIDLTAFERLKAKVQQFGFKEKLDPTTDFFFKGQVGRWKEELTKDQVHKIRMFNEPMMRKFGYW, from the coding sequence ATGGACGCTTCCTATTTGTCAGATCGAGAAATGGTATTGTACCAAAGGGAAGCTATTAAGTATTTGCATCCCAAAGAAGAGCAATTTATTAAGATTCATGATGCTTATACTTTTTCTTCTGTGGATGGTCTACCCTTGATTTATGGAGGAAATGCAGGGATTGCAATCTACATTTTAAGAAATCCTTTAGATGTGGCTTTATCATTGGCTAATCATTTGAATAGAGGTGTAGATGTGGCAATCAATAGCTTTATCTGCAATTCAGATTTGGCATTTCTAGGAAAGAAGGGGCGTTGGTTTAATCAATTTAAGCAGCCTTTAGGTACATGGTCAGAGCATGTAGAAAGTTGGTTAAAATATCCTGAATTTCCAGTTCACTTTGTGAGGTATGAAGACCTAAAGGAGAAGCCTTTTGAAACCTTTAGCTTAGCGGTTAAAGCGGCAGGATTAACTTATTCTCCGGAAGTAATTCAAAAAGCAATAGATCTTACGGCATTTGAGAGGTTAAAAGCGAAGGTACAGCAATTTGGATTTAAGGAAAAATTAGATCCTACAACGGACTTCTTTTTTAAGGGGCAGGTGGGAAGATGGAAAGAGGAATTAACGAAGGATCAGGTTCATAAGATCAGGATGTTTAATGAGCCTATGATGAGAAAATTTGGATATTGGTAA
- a CDS encoding OmpA family protein, translating into MNKLRVIILAFFAFGTLTANAQDSCQVCKPYPWEIGVTAGVNQYFGDMHCSKPYASQNSFMGGVFARRHLNDFFSLRPQILVGRLAGRDLDSPIDQWDYRRLRFKSSPFVEAALLGEYYPFRERRFTCDGFLKNGLSPYIFAGVGVTYSNPTITQEAGATFPVNPALLAQDREKMDKFGNRLGVVFPVGVGVKYNVSNRWTLGLEAGYRFSTSDYLDGLSLAGNPDRKDGYFLGNVLASYRFGDKDSDGDGVVDKCDMCPDEIGLPKFQGCPDRDGDGVIDKFDLCPDVAGSHGLQGCPDTDGDGVADKDDLCIDVKGLASLQGCPDRDGDGVADKDDACPDQAGTANGCPDSDGDGIADKDDACPYSAGTAELNGCPDSDGDGVVDNIDNCLNKVGSAAAAGCPDADGDGVPDVADKCPNLAGLVDNAGCPEDYKDGVPLLKGFKSASGCAITKDELDILSYAAQSIEFHPGTSRIKAASNAQLQKICDVIKRCKDAKLTIRTYNDGPADAKNMKLATARSAAVYNFLLSKKCIDKSRLAYEGAADEDPTNAYVNAAGIKSGSRTEFILK; encoded by the coding sequence ATGAACAAGTTAAGAGTTATTATTCTAGCTTTCTTTGCATTCGGTACACTTACCGCAAATGCACAGGACTCTTGTCAGGTATGTAAGCCATATCCTTGGGAGATTGGAGTTACAGCTGGCGTGAATCAATACTTCGGTGATATGCACTGCAGCAAACCATATGCTTCACAAAACAGCTTTATGGGCGGTGTGTTTGCTAGAAGACACTTGAATGACTTCTTTTCTTTAAGACCTCAAATTCTTGTGGGTCGTTTGGCCGGACGAGATTTAGATAGCCCAATTGATCAATGGGATTATAGAAGACTTCGTTTTAAATCCTCCCCTTTCGTAGAAGCAGCATTACTTGGTGAATATTATCCGTTCCGCGAACGTAGATTCACTTGTGACGGTTTCTTGAAAAATGGATTATCACCATATATTTTTGCCGGAGTAGGTGTTACTTACTCAAATCCAACCATCACTCAGGAGGCGGGCGCTACTTTTCCTGTAAATCCAGCACTTTTAGCCCAAGACCGTGAGAAAATGGACAAATTCGGCAACCGTTTGGGAGTGGTATTTCCAGTGGGTGTGGGTGTGAAATACAACGTTTCAAATCGTTGGACCTTAGGTTTAGAAGCAGGATACAGATTCTCTACTTCTGACTACTTAGACGGACTTTCACTTGCTGGTAACCCGGACAGAAAGGACGGTTATTTCTTAGGTAATGTTTTAGCTTCTTACCGTTTCGGAGACAAAGACTCTGATGGTGACGGTGTAGTAGACAAATGTGATATGTGTCCGGATGAAATCGGTCTTCCTAAATTCCAAGGATGTCCTGATAGAGACGGAGACGGTGTGATTGACAAATTTGACCTTTGTCCGGATGTAGCAGGTTCACATGGCCTTCAAGGTTGTCCTGATACGGATGGTGACGGTGTAGCAGATAAAGATGATCTTTGTATAGATGTAAAAGGTCTTGCTTCTCTACAAGGATGTCCTGATAGAGATGGCGATGGCGTAGCAGACAAAGACGATGCTTGTCCTGATCAAGCAGGTACAGCAAACGGATGTCCTGACTCTGATGGTGACGGAATAGCAGATAAAGATGACGCTTGTCCTTATTCAGCAGGTACTGCAGAATTAAACGGATGTCCTGATTCAGATGGTGACGGTGTAGTTGATAATATCGACAACTGTTTGAACAAAGTGGGATCTGCTGCGGCTGCAGGATGTCCTGATGCTGATGGAGACGGAGTTCCGGATGTAGCAGATAAATGTCCTAACCTTGCAGGTTTAGTGGATAATGCTGGATGTCCTGAAGATTATAAAGATGGCGTTCCTTTATTGAAAGGATTTAAATCTGCTAGCGGATGTGCTATCACCAAAGATGAATTAGACATTCTTAGCTATGCAGCTCAAAGCATCGAGTTCCACCCTGGAACTAGCAGAATCAAGGCAGCTTCTAACGCACAATTGCAAAAGATCTGTGATGTGATCAAAAGATGTAAAGATGCAAAATTGACTATCCGTACGTATAACGATGGTCCTGCAGACGCGAAAAACATGAAATTAGCGACTGCCAGATCTGCAGCAGTTTATAACTTCTTATTGAGCAAAAAATGTATTGATAAGAGCAGATTAGCTTACGAAGGCGCAGCTGATGAAGATCCAACAAATGCATATGTTAATGCAGCAGGTATCAAATCAGGTTCTAGAACCGAGTTCATTTTGAAGTAA
- a CDS encoding S9 family peptidase: MASSITGQGIAAPVAKKVPFPIETHGHTRVDEYYWLNQREDEEVLSYLRAENEYLEQVMSPLKELREELFEEMKGRIKEDDESVPYKEGSYMYFTKFVKGGEYPVYCRKKVGTEVEEILLDGNALAEGHSYFHVGGMEISDDEQLLLFAVDTVGRRNYTAKVKNLVTGEILSDEIPETEGGNYAWAADSKTFYYVKKDQQTLLGNRVYRHQLGNQEDELVYEEKDNQYYMGIFRMKSKKYIAIGSEHIGVASEFQLLRADDPQAKPVTFLPRGNRHEYSIEHFEDKFYIRTNLNGAENFALMQVKEEKHADIAAWEMVIPSREEVFFEGLELFKEFMVVQERKEGLIQMRIIHHRTGEEHYVDFGEPAYTAFISINPEFDTTVLRYGYTSMTTPRSTYDYHMDTREKVLLKEQEVLGGFDKEDYVSERIFVTARDGAKVPVSIVYKKDTPLNGTSPLLQYAYGSYGATMDASFSPSRLSLLNRGFVYAIAHIRGGLEMGRQWYEQGRMMQKKNTFYDFIDCSKALVALGYAAKDKVFAMGGSAGGLLMGAVMNLAPEVYKGVVAAVPFVDVVTTMLDESIPLTTGEFEEWGNPKNEDSYWYMLSYSPYDNVEEKAYPNTLVTTGLHDSQVQYWEPAKWVAKLRDKKTDDNLLLLFTDMSAGHGGASGRFEALKTLALEYAFVVDLAKK; this comes from the coding sequence ATGGCGTCAAGCATTACGGGTCAAGGCATTGCAGCTCCGGTAGCGAAGAAGGTTCCCTTCCCTATAGAGACACATGGACATACCAGGGTAGATGAGTATTACTGGCTGAATCAGAGGGAGGATGAAGAGGTTTTGTCGTATCTCAGGGCGGAGAACGAATATTTGGAGCAGGTCATGTCCCCTTTGAAAGAATTGAGGGAGGAGTTGTTTGAAGAGATGAAGGGCCGTATCAAGGAAGATGACGAATCAGTTCCCTATAAAGAAGGTTCGTATATGTACTTTACGAAGTTTGTGAAAGGGGGAGAATATCCGGTCTATTGCAGGAAAAAAGTGGGTACAGAAGTAGAGGAGATTCTATTGGATGGAAATGCCTTGGCGGAGGGCCATTCGTATTTTCATGTGGGTGGAATGGAGATCTCTGATGATGAACAGTTATTGCTTTTTGCTGTAGATACAGTAGGTAGAAGAAATTATACAGCCAAAGTTAAAAATCTAGTTACTGGTGAGATTTTATCCGATGAGATTCCCGAAACAGAGGGTGGGAATTATGCCTGGGCTGCTGATAGTAAGACCTTTTATTATGTAAAAAAGGATCAACAGACCCTGTTAGGCAATAGAGTATACAGGCACCAACTAGGAAATCAGGAGGATGAATTAGTATACGAAGAGAAGGATAATCAGTACTATATGGGCATATTTAGGATGAAGTCCAAAAAATACATAGCCATAGGTTCTGAGCATATCGGAGTAGCTTCTGAGTTTCAGTTATTAAGAGCGGATGATCCTCAGGCAAAACCGGTGACTTTTCTTCCTAGGGGCAATCGTCACGAGTATAGTATTGAGCACTTCGAGGATAAATTCTATATCAGAACTAATCTAAACGGAGCAGAGAACTTTGCCTTAATGCAGGTCAAGGAGGAGAAGCATGCAGATATAGCAGCTTGGGAAATGGTAATTCCTTCGAGAGAAGAGGTGTTCTTTGAGGGTTTGGAACTCTTTAAGGAATTTATGGTGGTGCAGGAAAGGAAAGAAGGCTTGATCCAAATGAGGATTATTCATCATCGTACAGGGGAGGAACATTATGTAGATTTCGGAGAGCCGGCATATACTGCTTTTATAAGTATTAATCCTGAGTTTGATACCACGGTACTGCGGTATGGGTATACCTCAATGACTACGCCTAGGTCAACGTATGATTATCATATGGATACTAGGGAAAAGGTCTTATTGAAGGAACAGGAAGTGCTAGGGGGCTTTGATAAGGAAGACTATGTGTCTGAGCGCATTTTCGTTACTGCTAGAGATGGTGCAAAGGTTCCGGTATCCATAGTTTATAAGAAGGATACTCCTTTGAATGGCACTTCTCCTCTGTTACAATATGCCTATGGCTCTTATGGTGCTACCATGGATGCCAGTTTTAGCCCTTCACGTTTAAGTCTATTGAATAGAGGTTTTGTTTATGCCATTGCCCATATCAGAGGAGGATTAGAGATGGGTAGGCAGTGGTATGAGCAGGGTAGGATGATGCAGAAAAAGAATACTTTCTATGACTTTATAGATTGTTCCAAAGCCCTGGTAGCTTTAGGATATGCCGCTAAAGATAAGGTGTTTGCTATGGGTGGAAGCGCCGGTGGTTTGCTGATGGGTGCAGTAATGAACCTGGCTCCTGAGGTATACAAAGGAGTGGTGGCAGCCGTACCGTTTGTAGATGTGGTGACTACCATGTTAGATGAATCCATTCCTTTAACAACGGGTGAGTTTGAAGAGTGGGGAAATCCAAAGAATGAAGACTCATACTGGTATATGTTATCCTATTCTCCCTATGATAATGTAGAAGAAAAGGCCTATCCAAATACTTTGGTGACCACGGGCTTGCATGATTCCCAAGTGCAATATTGGGAACCAGCGAAATGGGTAGCTAAGTTAAGGGACAAGAAGACAGATGATAATCTGCTTCTTCTTTTTACGGATATGAGTGCCGGTCATGGTGGGGCATCAGGTAGGTTTGAGGCCTTAAAAACCTTAGCCTTAGAATATGCCTTTGTGGTGGATTTGGCCAAAAAATAA
- a CDS encoding M20/M25/M40 family metallo-hydrolase, with amino-acid sequence MKRRILPVFFLLLGAFAFTPPENGLQAVFERINQDVLQRGKAYETLGEATSTIGHRLTGSPNGKKAEEFAFNLLKSYGYDVKFQEFNVEAWARDTVSLTLVPENSDNFVDYEVVALAHSPVSSHITGKIVDVGDGLEDDFEKVKDEVKDKVALFNINIQDEKNKGKKNLHRSEKTALAIKYGAKGVIIANAVEGGVLLTGTASVTGELIPIPAVCVSVESGKSIRKWIKDEKNILAVIDMMNFSRPIKARNVIATLPGTSKKHKNEKIIVGGHLDSWDLAQGAMDNGVGSFSIMDIARVFKQLNLQTKRPIEFVLFMGEEQGLLGSRHMVKELEKSKKIKNVKLMMNMDMTNNVRGFSAGGNDALKTKMEEIGKIIQQVDPSYGNAVSNGVGLHSDHQPFMISGVPISSPSGSFPIKAYGCYHANCDRFDLIDKNHINNNVRYTAMMLYALANEETLPTQFRSSNETKEFLIKHNLKTELIIGKDWKWEE; translated from the coding sequence ATGAAGAGACGTATACTCCCTGTATTTTTTTTACTGCTAGGCGCATTCGCATTTACACCTCCTGAAAATGGGCTTCAAGCGGTCTTTGAACGAATCAATCAGGATGTACTTCAGAGAGGTAAAGCCTACGAAACCTTAGGTGAAGCTACTTCAACTATCGGTCACCGACTAACCGGTAGTCCTAACGGTAAAAAAGCAGAAGAATTTGCGTTTAATCTTCTGAAAAGCTACGGATACGACGTAAAATTCCAAGAATTCAATGTAGAAGCCTGGGCCAGAGATACCGTGAGCTTAACCTTGGTTCCGGAAAACAGTGATAACTTCGTAGATTATGAAGTAGTAGCTCTTGCTCATTCCCCTGTTTCTTCCCACATCACAGGAAAGATAGTAGATGTAGGTGATGGGCTTGAAGATGATTTCGAAAAAGTAAAGGATGAGGTCAAAGACAAAGTAGCCCTGTTCAATATCAATATCCAGGACGAGAAAAATAAAGGCAAAAAGAATCTTCACCGTTCAGAAAAGACTGCTTTAGCCATTAAATATGGTGCAAAAGGAGTTATCATAGCCAATGCTGTAGAAGGTGGAGTGCTACTGACCGGGACTGCTTCTGTAACCGGGGAATTGATTCCTATACCGGCAGTCTGCGTGTCTGTAGAATCTGGGAAAAGCATAAGAAAATGGATCAAAGATGAAAAGAATATCCTGGCGGTAATAGATATGATGAACTTCTCGCGCCCTATCAAAGCGAGAAACGTGATAGCTACTCTACCTGGAACATCTAAAAAGCATAAAAACGAAAAGATCATCGTAGGTGGACACCTTGATTCTTGGGATCTAGCTCAAGGAGCTATGGATAATGGTGTAGGTTCCTTCTCTATCATGGATATAGCCAGAGTATTCAAGCAGTTGAATCTTCAAACCAAAAGACCTATAGAATTCGTACTCTTTATGGGTGAAGAGCAAGGGCTTTTAGGCTCACGCCACATGGTTAAAGAACTGGAAAAGAGCAAAAAAATCAAAAACGTGAAACTGATGATGAACATGGACATGACCAATAACGTTCGCGGATTCAGTGCCGGCGGAAACGATGCTCTTAAGACTAAAATGGAAGAAATAGGAAAGATCATTCAACAAGTGGATCCTTCTTACGGAAATGCCGTTAGCAACGGTGTAGGTTTACATTCTGACCATCAGCCCTTCATGATCAGCGGGGTTCCTATCAGTTCTCCTTCCGGATCTTTCCCTATCAAAGCGTACGGTTGTTACCATGCCAACTGTGACCGTTTTGATCTAATCGACAAAAACCATATCAACAACAATGTGCGTTACACCGCCATGATGTTATATGCATTGGCCAATGAAGAAACATTGCCTACTCAATTCAGAAGCAGCAATGAAACCAAAGAGTTCTTGATCAAACATAATTTGAAGACCGAATTAATAATAGGCAAAGACTGGAAATGGGAAGAATAA
- a CDS encoding adenosylcobalamin-dependent ribonucleoside-diphosphate reductase: protein MGRIIEETQRQKYTTEEATQAALEYFKGDDLAAKVWVTKYALKDSEGNIYEKSPEDMHHRIASEIARVESKYPSPMKYEEILDLIRDFKYIVPQGSPMTGIGNPFQIASLSNCFVIGHPNGTGDSYGGIMKIDQEQVQLMKRRGGVGHDLSHIRPKGSPVKNSALTSTGLVPFMERYSNSTREVAQDGRRGALMLSVSINHPDAEDFIDAKLEAGKITGANVSVRIDDDFMKAVKNKSAYTQKFPIFSPNPRMTKEIDAEKIWQKIVHNAWKSAEPGILFWDTIRRESLPDCYADLGYETVSTNPCGEIPLCPYDSCRLLAINLYSYVVNPFKKDAYFDFDLFKQHVGAAQRMMDDIIDLELEKIDAILQKIDEDPEDEEIKRIEKNLWLEIRTKAREGRRTGVGITAEGDMLAALGIRYGREEGIAFSIKVHQTLTLAAYRASCEMAKERGAFSIFDAQREKNNPFLLRIKSVDPALYNDLQEYGRRNIALLTIAPTGSTSILTQTTSGIEPVFMPVYKRRRKVNPNDKNVRVDFVDEVGDSWEEYVVFHHKFKTWMEAQGIDTSKNLSDAEIDELIAQSPYYKATSNDVDWVSKVKMQGEIQKWVDHSISVTINIPNEATEELVNELYITAWEAGCKGVTVYRDGSRSGVLIGKSEPKKEEEEAPQAFPLKRPQVLEADVVRFQNKKEKWIAFIGKINEKPYEIFTGLADDEDGILLPRWVNEGYIIKNRDEEGNSRYDFRFTNQRGYKTTIEGLSHKFDPVYWNYAKLISGVLRHGMPTEKVIDLINSLQLDNESINTWKNGVVRALKKFIPDETEVKGQKCQNCNSTNLMYQEGCLTCKDCGSSKCG, encoded by the coding sequence ATGGGAAGGATAATAGAAGAAACTCAAAGACAGAAATATACCACAGAAGAAGCTACACAAGCAGCTCTTGAATACTTTAAAGGTGATGACCTTGCGGCAAAAGTTTGGGTAACCAAATATGCCTTGAAGGATTCCGAAGGGAATATCTATGAGAAGTCGCCGGAAGATATGCATCACCGAATAGCTTCTGAAATAGCAAGAGTAGAATCCAAGTATCCTTCCCCTATGAAGTACGAAGAAATCCTGGATCTGATCCGTGATTTCAAGTACATAGTACCTCAAGGAAGTCCTATGACCGGTATAGGAAATCCGTTTCAGATTGCGTCTTTATCCAACTGTTTCGTGATAGGTCATCCCAATGGAACGGGTGACTCCTACGGAGGCATCATGAAGATAGATCAGGAGCAGGTACAATTGATGAAAAGAAGAGGAGGCGTGGGACATGATCTTTCTCATATCCGCCCAAAAGGTTCTCCCGTTAAAAATAGCGCTCTAACCTCGACAGGTCTAGTGCCATTTATGGAGAGATATTCTAATTCCACTCGTGAAGTGGCTCAAGATGGGAGAAGAGGTGCCTTAATGCTATCCGTTTCCATCAACCATCCGGATGCAGAAGATTTTATAGATGCCAAATTAGAAGCCGGAAAGATCACCGGTGCCAATGTATCCGTTCGTATCGACGACGACTTCATGAAGGCCGTGAAGAATAAGTCTGCATATACACAAAAATTCCCCATCTTCAGTCCCAATCCTAGAATGACTAAGGAGATAGATGCAGAAAAGATTTGGCAAAAAATAGTACACAATGCGTGGAAATCTGCTGAACCCGGTATACTCTTCTGGGACACCATCCGTAGAGAGTCTCTACCTGACTGTTATGCTGATCTAGGATACGAAACGGTTTCCACTAACCCATGTGGAGAGATCCCTCTTTGTCCATATGATTCCTGTAGGCTTTTAGCTATCAATCTCTACTCCTACGTAGTAAATCCTTTCAAAAAGGATGCTTATTTTGATTTTGATTTATTCAAACAACATGTAGGGGCTGCGCAAAGAATGATGGATGATATCATCGACCTGGAATTAGAGAAGATTGATGCCATCTTACAAAAGATTGACGAGGATCCTGAAGACGAAGAGATCAAGAGAATAGAAAAGAATCTTTGGCTAGAAATCCGTACCAAAGCCAGAGAAGGAAGACGTACAGGTGTAGGTATAACTGCCGAAGGAGATATGTTGGCCGCTTTAGGTATACGTTACGGCAGAGAAGAAGGAATAGCATTCTCCATTAAGGTTCATCAAACGCTCACCCTAGCGGCATACAGAGCTTCATGTGAAATGGCCAAAGAGAGGGGTGCCTTTAGTATTTTTGATGCACAAAGAGAGAAAAATAATCCTTTCCTACTCCGCATTAAGTCTGTTGACCCTGCCCTTTATAATGACCTGCAGGAATACGGTAGGAGAAATATTGCTCTATTGACCATAGCACCTACTGGAAGTACATCCATTCTGACTCAAACTACTTCCGGCATCGAACCCGTATTTATGCCGGTCTATAAACGCAGAAGAAAGGTTAATCCGAACGATAAAAACGTGAGAGTTGACTTTGTGGATGAAGTGGGCGACTCCTGGGAGGAATATGTGGTATTCCACCATAAGTTCAAGACTTGGATGGAAGCTCAGGGCATAGATACTTCAAAAAATCTTTCCGATGCAGAAATAGATGAGCTTATAGCTCAGTCTCCTTATTACAAAGCCACTTCTAATGACGTAGACTGGGTGAGCAAGGTAAAAATGCAGGGAGAAATCCAAAAATGGGTGGACCACTCTATCTCCGTAACCATCAACATTCCTAACGAGGCTACGGAAGAGTTGGTGAACGAACTTTATATCACTGCGTGGGAGGCCGGCTGTAAAGGAGTAACCGTGTATCGTGACGGTTCTCGTTCCGGTGTACTTATTGGAAAATCAGAACCTAAAAAAGAAGAGGAAGAAGCACCACAAGCCTTCCCTCTGAAGAGACCACAAGTTCTGGAAGCTGATGTAGTAAGGTTCCAAAACAAAAAAGAGAAATGGATTGCTTTCATAGGTAAGATCAATGAAAAACCTTATGAGATCTTCACCGGATTGGCAGATGACGAGGACGGCATCCTACTTCCAAGATGGGTAAACGAAGGATATATCATCAAGAACAGAGATGAGGAAGGAAATTCTCGTTACGACTTTAGGTTTACTAACCAAAGAGGTTATAAGACCACTATTGAAGGTCTATCTCATAAGTTTGATCCGGTTTACTGGAACTATGCAAAATTGATATCCGGGGTACTTCGTCACGGTATGCCTACTGAGAAGGTGATTGACTTGATCAATTCCTTGCAGCTAGATAACGAGTCCATCAACACTTGGAAAAACGGGGTTGTTCGAGCGCTGAAAAAATTCATTCCTGATGAGACAGAAGTAAAAGGACAGAAGTGCCAAAACTGTAATTCTACTAATCTAATGTATCAAGAAGGCTGCTTAACCTGCAAAGACTGCGGCAGCTCTAAATGTGGATAA
- a CDS encoding YifB family Mg chelatase-like AAA ATPase yields MLSTTFGAAVFGVNATLITVEVSILKGGFGLNVVGLPDNAVRESLQRIDAALKNGGFEQSRYKTVINLAPADLRKEGTAYDLPIALCLLASSQEYTRNLSDYVILGELALDGKLRPIKGVLPIAIEARAQKLKGFILPKENALEASIVNQLDIIGVDTLEEAVEFLTGNKDIEPLVTDTREIFYHTVNDYEADFSHVQGQENIKRALEIAAAGGHNAIMIGPPGAGKTMLAKRLPSILPPLTLSEALETTKIHSVAGKLDKRSTLISKRPFRQPHHTISDAALVGGGSFPQPGEISLAHNGVLFLDELPEFKRTVLEVMRQPLEERKVTISRTRLAVEFPASFMLIASMNPCPCGYYNHPDKECSCAPGTVQKYLNKVSGPLLDRIDLHVEVTPVSFDQISSSRKSETSEEIRERVVKARKIQEIRFQDHPGIHCNALMPPEMVKEICQIGEPGKLLLKRAMEKIGLSARAYDRILKVSRTIADLAESEEIRIEHLAEAIQYRSLDRENWAG; encoded by the coding sequence ATGTTATCCACCACTTTTGGCGCCGCCGTATTTGGCGTTAATGCCACACTCATTACTGTAGAAGTTAGTATACTTAAGGGAGGTTTTGGACTGAATGTAGTTGGCTTACCGGACAATGCCGTCCGAGAAAGCCTTCAGCGCATTGATGCAGCCTTAAAGAACGGAGGCTTTGAACAATCCCGATATAAAACGGTCATCAACCTGGCTCCAGCTGATCTCCGGAAGGAAGGAACGGCTTATGACCTACCCATAGCCCTCTGTCTACTTGCCTCCTCACAAGAATACACCCGAAATCTCTCCGATTATGTCATCCTTGGAGAATTGGCTTTGGACGGCAAACTACGTCCCATAAAAGGGGTATTACCTATAGCTATCGAAGCCCGGGCTCAGAAGCTGAAAGGATTTATATTACCCAAGGAGAATGCCTTAGAAGCGTCAATTGTCAACCAATTAGACATCATAGGAGTGGACACTTTAGAAGAGGCAGTTGAATTTCTAACTGGCAACAAGGACATTGAACCTTTAGTAACGGATACTCGGGAAATCTTCTACCATACGGTAAACGATTACGAAGCTGATTTTTCCCATGTTCAAGGGCAGGAGAACATCAAAAGAGCTTTGGAAATAGCCGCTGCAGGGGGACACAATGCCATCATGATAGGTCCTCCCGGTGCAGGTAAGACCATGTTAGCCAAGAGACTACCTAGTATTCTCCCTCCCCTCACCCTCTCTGAAGCACTGGAAACCACGAAGATTCACAGTGTGGCAGGGAAATTAGATAAGCGATCTACCTTGATTTCCAAGCGACCTTTTCGCCAGCCCCACCATACCATTTCAGATGCGGCATTAGTAGGTGGCGGTAGTTTTCCGCAACCAGGGGAGATTTCTTTAGCCCATAACGGGGTGCTGTTCTTAGATGAACTTCCAGAATTCAAGAGGACCGTATTAGAAGTGATGCGTCAACCCCTGGAAGAGCGGAAGGTCACTATTTCTCGTACCCGCCTAGCCGTAGAGTTTCCGGCCAGCTTTATGCTGATCGCCAGTATGAACCCGTGTCCATGCGGGTATTATAACCATCCCGACAAAGAATGCAGTTGCGCACCCGGCACCGTTCAGAAATACCTGAACAAGGTTTCAGGACCCTTACTGGATAGGATTGACTTACATGTAGAAGTTACACCGGTGAGCTTTGACCAGATCTCCAGTTCCCGCAAGAGCGAAACTTCTGAAGAAATACGAGAAAGAGTGGTTAAAGCTCGTAAGATCCAGGAAATAAGATTTCAAGATCATCCGGGGATACATTGTAATGCCCTTATGCCACCAGAGATGGTGAAGGAAATTTGTCAAATTGGCGAACCGGGAAAATTGCTATTAAAAAGAGCCATGGAAAAAATAGGTCTTTCCGCTCGTGCCTATGACCGCATCCTGAAAGTATCCCGAACCATAGCTGACCTGGCAGAATCTGAAGAGATCCGAATTGAGCATTTGGCAGAAGCCATACAGTACCGGAGTTTGGATAGAGAGAATTGGGCGGGATAA